CTGGGAGAGCAGCCGCAAGCCGCTCGCGGGGGAGTTCGTCTTCCGCGGCCGCACGGTGTTCGTCATCGCCAACCACTTCGGGTCGAAGGGCGGCGACGAGAGCCTGACCTCGCATCACCAGCCGCCGGCCCGCTCCTCCGAGGTCAAGCGCCTCCAGCAGGCGCAGACCGTGAACGCCTTCGTGAAGGACATCCTGAAGGCCCAGCGCAACGCCGACGTGGTGGTGCTCGGGGACATCAACGACTTCGAGTTCTCGGAGACCACGAAGGCGCTGACGGACGGCGGTGCGCTGTACCCGGCCATCAAGTCGCTGCCGCGCGCGGAGCGCTACTCGTACGTGTACCAGGGCAACAGCCAGGTGCTGGACCAGATCCTGGTCAGCCCGTCGATCGACGACTTCAGCTACGACAGCGTCCACATCAACGCGGAGTTCGCGGACCAGAACAGCGACCACGACCCGCAGGTGCTCCGCTTCCGCCCGTAGGGCCCGGCGGCAGGCCCGCCCGTAGGGACGGCGGGGCCGTCCGCCCCTCGCGGTGCCGCTGCGGCGGCACCGCGAGCCGGCCACGGCGGCCGGGGACGCCCGCGCTCTCCCCGAGCGCGGGCGTCCGGCGTGTCACCCGGACACCCCTGAGCCCAGGCTCCTGAGACCACGGCGGCTCCGGCACCGCTCGCACTGCCCGGTGCCGGGCCCTCTCGCGCCTCCCGACGGGGCCCGCCCACGCTCCCGCACGGTGTCGCCGAGGACGCGGGTGCCGTCCACGGCCCGCGAACGCGACCGCGACCAGCAACCTCCACCTCCACCGCCGCCGCGTACGTCGACATCGGCAACCGGCATGGGCACCGCGTAGCTCGACATCCGCAACCGGCATCGGCATCGGCATCGGCAGCCGCCATCGCCGGCGGCCTCCGCCTCCCGCACCGGAACTCTTCAGCGATGCTTTCCCATGACCCCTAGCAGGTCTAAGTAGACCTTCACCGTCATCAGGGCGGACACTCCGGTCATGACGATGCCACGACTCCGGCCACGGCCACGGCCACGCCCGTTCGGCCGCGCGCTCTGCGCGATGATCACGCCCTTCACCGCGACCGGCGGGCCCGACCTGGACGGCGCCCGGAAGCTGGCCGCCCACCTGGTGGCCGAGGGCTGTGACGGACTCGTGCTGAACGGCACCACCGGCGAGTCGCCCACCACCACCGACGCCGAGAAGACCGCTCTGGTGCGGGCGGTGCGCGAGGCCGTGGGCGATCGCGCGGCCGTCGTCGCCGGAGTCGGCAGTGCGAGCACCCGGCACACCGTCGAGCTGGCCAGGGCCGCCGAACACGCGGGGGCGGACGGTCTGCTGGTGGTCACCCCGTACTACAGCAGGCCGCCGCAGGACGCCCTGGCGGCCCACTTCCGGCAGGTCGCGGACGCGGTGGGCATCCCGCTGATGCTGTACGACATCCCGGGCCGCACCGGCACCCGTATCGAGCCGGACACCCTGGTGCGCCTGTCCGCCCATCCTCGGATCGTGGCGGTGAAGGACTGCGCGTACGACCTCCTCGGCAGCACCAAGGTGATCGCCCGGACCTCGCTCGCGTACTACTCGGGCTGCGAGGAGACGAACCTCCCCCTCTACGCCGTGGGCGCCGCCGGGTTCGTCAGTACCGTCGCGAACGCCGCCCCGCGCCCGATGCGGGCCGTCCTCGACGCCTTCGACGCCGGCCGGACGGCGGAGGCCGCCGCGCTCAACCGGCTCACGCTGCCGCTGGCCGAGCTGATGACGGCGTCGGGGCTGCCGGGCACGGTGACCGCGAAGGCCCTGCTGGAGGCGATGGGACTGCCGGCCGGACCGGTCCGGGAACCGCTGCGGCCCGCCGGCCGGGAGACGGCGGACGGGCTGCTGGCGGCGTACGGGGAACTGGCCGGGCTGTTCCCGGCGGGCCCCGGCCCGGCTCAGTCGTACACGTAGGTCGTGCCGAGCACCGCGGCATGCTCCAGGACGTCCTCGAGCGGATCGTCGATCTGGCCGGTCGAGACCAGCGCCACCACCGGGGCGTTGTGCGAGTCGGTGTGCGTCTCGTCGGCGTACGCGAGTCCGCACGGGCCCGCCGACGCCCACAGCGTCAGCATGCCGATCGCGGCCACCCTGGTCCTCATGTCTTCTCCTCGCCTTGGCATGTCGTCCGACTCCACGGTCACCTGCTTATCCGTCCGGCGGCGCCGGAGGTCACGCGGAGTCACACGAAAGCGTCGGCTGCCCCGGGGAGCGGTCCTCCGGACCCGGGGCGGGCCGGACCCAGGGCCGGGCCCAGGGCCGGGCCCAGGGCCGGACCCGGAGCAGGCGGACCCCGGGGCCGGGCCGGCCCCGGGGCGGCGCGCGGGACTTCAGTTGTGGCTGTGCAGCACCTCGTTGAGGCCGCCCCAGACCGCGTTGTTCGGGCGGGCCTCGACGGCACCGGTCACCGAGTTGCGGCGGAAGAGGATGTTCGAGGCGCCGGAGAGCTCACGGGCCTTGACGATCTGGCCGTCCGGCATGGTGACGCGGGTGCCCGCCGTGACGTACAGGCCGGCCTCGACGACGCACTCGTCGCCGAGCGCGATCCCGACGCCCGCCTCGGCGCCGATCAGGCAGCGCTCGCCGACGGAGATGATCACATTGCCGCCGCCGGAGAGGGTGCCCATGGTGGAGGCGCCGCCGCCGATGTCGGAGCCGTCGCCGATCACGACGCCCGCGGAGATGCGGCCCTCCACCATGGAGGTGCCGAGCGTGCCCGCGTTGAAGTTGACGAAGCCCTCGTGCATGACGGTGGTGCCGTCGGCGAGGTGCGCCCCGAGCCGGACCCGGTCGGCGTCGGCGATACGGACGCCCTTGGGCGCGACGTAGTCCGTCATCCTCGGGAACTTGTCGATCGAGGTCACCTGGAGGTGAAGGCCCTCGGCACGGGCGTTCAG
The Streptomyces tirandamycinicus DNA segment above includes these coding regions:
- the dapA gene encoding 4-hydroxy-tetrahydrodipicolinate synthase, which translates into the protein MPRLRPRPRPRPFGRALCAMITPFTATGGPDLDGARKLAAHLVAEGCDGLVLNGTTGESPTTTDAEKTALVRAVREAVGDRAAVVAGVGSASTRHTVELARAAEHAGADGLLVVTPYYSRPPQDALAAHFRQVADAVGIPLMLYDIPGRTGTRIEPDTLVRLSAHPRIVAVKDCAYDLLGSTKVIARTSLAYYSGCEETNLPLYAVGAAGFVSTVANAAPRPMRAVLDAFDAGRTAEAAALNRLTLPLAELMTASGLPGTVTAKALLEAMGLPAGPVREPLRPAGRETADGLLAAYGELAGLFPAGPGPAQSYT
- the dapD gene encoding 2,3,4,5-tetrahydropyridine-2,6-dicarboxylate N-succinyltransferase, coding for MTDSPDSTTAPRPTGAVAAGLATIAGDGTVLDTWFPAPELSAEPGPAGTERLTPDQAVNLLGEGAARAVGVDARREVEIVAVRTVIASLDEKPIDAHDAYLRLHLLSHRLVRPHGQSLDGVFGLLANVAWTSLGPVAVDNVERVRLNARAEGLHLQVTSIDKFPRMTDYVAPKGVRIADADRVRLGAHLADGTTVMHEGFVNFNAGTLGTSMVEGRISAGVVIGDGSDIGGGASTMGTLSGGGNVIISVGERCLIGAEAGVGIALGDECVVEAGLYVTAGTRVTMPDGQIVKARELSGASNILFRRNSVTGAVEARPNNAVWGGLNEVLHSHN